Proteins encoded in a region of the Diabrotica undecimpunctata isolate CICGRU chromosome 10, icDiaUnde3, whole genome shotgun sequence genome:
- the LOC140452432 gene encoding uncharacterized protein isoform X1 — protein MGGFVAQDHRGRHEPINKTPEAVLDRVREHIKSFQCYESHYSRSKTAKKYLGPELSREKMYKLYTLKCEEDHIPNNEIVKLWLYKKIFNNDFNLAFKSVSVDTCDSCDRFMLQLKNCSEQETITLRRNYEQHLQEAESRYKMKANDKNESKKSAGKTKIIMCDLQKCLPTPCLTNNQSFYKLKLWTINFTIYDATENKSYCLIWDESEAGRGGHEIASALTKWAMTVLSQTDVEELVIWSDNCPSQNCNVMVMMSYFWLFNICPNLKVVNHKYLLRGHTHLEADQVHAIIERSVKKQPTMQIVTPWDWQQLISSVGAQVIKMDKDDFKNFEVLYSQSQSPFISKKKNADNNNFLISNVVQFQVKKDTPTIIFYKEAFEEIRPKELHVARRTATAINLPEQLPLRYQKPKGITQKKKDHLLILLQWIPSQFQEFYRNLVVTTKKVDDSDDE, from the coding sequence ATGGGAGGCTTTGTGGCACAAGACCATAGGGGAAGGCATGAACCAATTAATAAAACACCAGAAGCGGTTTTGGATCGAGTACGAGAGCACATTAAGTCGTTTCAGTGCTACGAAAGTCATTATTCTCGATCCAAAACTGCCAAGAAATATCTAGGACCAGAATTGAGCCGTGaaaaaatgtacaaattatataCCTTAAAGTGTGAAGAAGACCACATTCCAAATAATGAAATTGTTAAATTATGGctgtataaaaaaattttcaataatgattttaatttagcatttaAATCGGTTTCCGTGGATACTTGTGATAGTTGCGATCGGTTTATGCTACAATTAAAAAACTGTTCCGAGCAAGAAACAATAACATTACGGCGAAATTATGAACAACATCTTCAAGAAGCAGAAAGTCGATACAAAATGAAAGCAAACGATAAAAATGAAAGCAAAAAATCagctggaaaaactaaaattataatgtGTGATTTGCAGAAATGCTTGCCTACGCCCtgtttgacaaataaccaaagttTCTACAAGCTGAAATTATGGACTATAAATTTCACGATATACGACGCCACAGAAAATAAATCGTATTGCCTTATCTGGGACGAATCCGAAGCTGGAAGGGGTGGCCATGAAATTGCCTCGGCATTAACTAAATGGGCTATGACAGTTCTATCACAAACTGATGTGGAAGAATTGGTTATTTGGTCAGATAATTGCCCTAGTCAAAACTGCAATGTTATGGTAATGATGAGCTACTTTTGGCTTTTCAACATCTGCCCTAATTTAAAAGTAGTTAACCATAAATATTTACTGAGAGGACACACTCATTTAGAAGCTGACCAAGTGCACGCTATAATTGAAAGATCTGTAAAAAAACAGCCAACAATGCAGATCGTAACGCCTTGGGATTGGCAGCAATTAATCAGTTCCGTAGGTGCTCAGGTGATTAAAATGGACAAGGATGACTTCAAAAATTTTGAAGTACTTTACTCTCAATCTCAATCCCCATtcatcagtaaaaagaaaaatgccGACAATAATAATTTCCTCATTTCAAACGTAGTCCAATTCCAAGTAAAAAAAGACACACCGAccataattttttataaagagGCTTTTGAAGAAATTAGACCCAAAGAATTACACGTCGCTAGAAGAACAGCAACTGCGATCAATCTTCCAGAGCAGTTACCACTACGATATCAAAAACCAAAAGGGATCACACAAAAGAAAAAGGATCACTTACTAATCCTTTTACAATGGATCCCCAGTCAGTTTCAGGAGTTCTATAGAAATTTAGTTGTTACTACAAAAAAAGTTGATGATAGCGATGatgaataa